A window from Alkalicoccobacillus plakortidis encodes these proteins:
- a CDS encoding YlbF family regulator, protein MLATISEMELLTETEGLTDMIIHSETFDEYIQARDELRASTEAQKLINDFNQMKDMHEEVQRFGKYHPDYERVSKEIRQLKRSMDKHELVKAFKDAEKELEFLLNEISGLIAHSVSETIKVPTGNPFFDNMSCSGGCGSGGGCSCG, encoded by the coding sequence ATGCTCGCTACCATTAGTGAAATGGAGCTATTAACTGAAACAGAAGGTTTAACTGATATGATTATTCATTCTGAGACCTTTGATGAATATATACAGGCTAGAGATGAACTACGTGCAAGTACTGAGGCTCAAAAGCTGATTAATGATTTTAATCAGATGAAAGATATGCACGAAGAAGTTCAACGATTTGGGAAATACCATCCTGATTATGAGCGGGTGTCAAAAGAAATACGCCAACTTAAGCGAAGCATGGATAAGCACGAACTCGTTAAAGCCTTTAAAGATGCAGAAAAAGAACTTGAATTTCTGTTGAATGAAATTAGTGGGTTGATTGCTCATTCGGTTTCAGAGACGATAAAAGTTCCAACAGGCAATCCTTTTTTTGATAACATGTCTTGTAGCGGAGGCTGCGGCTCTGGCGGAGGCTGTAGTTGCGGATAA
- a CDS encoding ATP-grasp domain-containing protein codes for MKLVTFNPFRTIGLPGLHYIKPENMFAEKQQIEEADVCLFPENWQVNALVYGMKKKIFPSIQSIQLGFNKIEMTRALWSVAPELVPKTVILGRNRDTFQKVLNDFPFPFVAKEVRSSMGRGVFLIENEKQFREYSDQNPTYYIQEYLPIERDLRVCIVGDKAIASYWRENKNTFKNNVAQGGRIIFDDVPEEAVQVAVDTAKSLGIDHAGFDLIVVDDQYYILEFNTLFGNQGFQELNVSVEQEIAKYLGLNK; via the coding sequence ATGAAACTGGTTACATTCAATCCATTTCGAACAATTGGGCTACCTGGCCTGCATTATATTAAACCAGAGAATATGTTTGCAGAAAAACAACAGATTGAAGAAGCGGATGTTTGCTTATTCCCTGAGAATTGGCAAGTGAATGCGCTTGTTTACGGGATGAAGAAAAAGATCTTTCCAAGTATCCAATCTATCCAATTAGGTTTTAATAAAATTGAAATGACAAGAGCACTTTGGAGTGTTGCACCTGAATTAGTCCCAAAAACGGTCATACTCGGTCGAAATCGGGATACATTCCAAAAAGTTCTCAATGATTTCCCTTTTCCGTTTGTTGCCAAAGAAGTTCGCAGTTCTATGGGACGTGGCGTCTTTTTAATTGAAAACGAAAAACAATTTCGCGAATACAGCGATCAAAACCCAACCTATTATATTCAGGAATACTTACCGATCGAACGTGACTTACGTGTTTGTATAGTTGGAGACAAAGCAATCGCATCGTATTGGCGCGAAAATAAAAACACGTTTAAAAATAACGTTGCACAAGGCGGTCGCATCATCTTTGATGACGTGCCAGAAGAAGCTGTGCAAGTTGCAGTTGATACTGCCAAATCACTTGGCATTGACCATGCTGGATTTGATTTAATTGTAGTTGACGACCAATATTATATCCTTGAATTTAACACTTTGTTTGGTAACCAAGGCTTTCAAGAATTAAACGTATCAGTTGAACAAGAAATTGCGAAATATTTGGGTTTAAACAAATAA
- a CDS encoding YlbE-like family protein, with product MRPEIIRLLNENQEFRLFVRQNPQWYRKLSRDPSALQSLEKEANYFYGRTFPQRVERMQSNLGLAMMMMEMLKMGQDTVAQTQETFSS from the coding sequence ATGAGGCCGGAAATTATCCGCTTATTAAATGAGAATCAGGAATTTCGTTTGTTTGTTCGCCAAAACCCTCAATGGTATCGAAAACTTTCAAGAGATCCATCTGCTCTCCAGTCTCTTGAAAAAGAAGCGAATTATTTTTATGGACGTACATTCCCTCAACGTGTAGAGAGAATGCAGTCCAATTTAGGCTTAGCCATGATGATGATGGAAATGTTGAAAATGGGGCAGGATACCGTAGCACAAACACAGGAAACCTTCAGTTCTTAA
- a CDS encoding YlbD family protein: MVSSHELHPSVQEFKAFVREHPKLTNEIRLGNKSLQAYYEEWTVLGADHSQWDQFKADASEQYVHQEEPQSSSSSSSENNEQTEPGQAAEFMGQIMGMVKKMNVQDLQNHLAQFSSVLGNVQTLIQSFQRSEGQETRSNSDQPFFVST; encoded by the coding sequence ATGGTGTCCTCACATGAGCTTCATCCAAGTGTGCAGGAATTTAAAGCCTTTGTCCGGGAGCATCCTAAACTCACAAACGAGATTCGTTTAGGGAATAAATCACTCCAAGCATATTATGAGGAGTGGACCGTTTTGGGTGCTGACCACAGTCAGTGGGACCAGTTTAAGGCAGATGCAAGTGAGCAATATGTGCATCAGGAGGAACCTCAATCAAGTAGTAGTAGCAGTAGTGAAAACAACGAACAAACAGAACCAGGGCAAGCTGCTGAGTTTATGGGACAGATTATGGGTATGGTCAAAAAAATGAATGTGCAAGACCTACAAAATCATTTAGCTCAGTTTAGTTCAGTATTAGGAAATGTCCAGACACTTATTCAAAGCTTTCAGCGGTCGGAAGGACAGGAAACAAGGTCAAATTCAGACCAGCCCTTTTTCGTTTCGACGTGA
- a CDS encoding PaaI family thioesterase produces MEQVTKQNVQKQFEQFIQTATNEDRSILSKILDNLQQKKDSTGSYLSAIIKMEKSSLQDKELEITLPVHPIVYNSLDMVHGGITATLADSAMGTLVHQLLPDHQTAVTSNLSVQYIRPGTGDYLRCRASVTHQGRQLCVTEAKIVDNRNKLVATAQGTFMVIPKAK; encoded by the coding sequence ATGGAACAAGTCACAAAACAAAACGTACAAAAGCAGTTTGAGCAATTCATTCAAACGGCAACCAATGAAGATCGCAGTATTTTATCTAAGATTCTTGATAATCTCCAACAAAAAAAGGACTCCACTGGGTCCTATTTATCTGCTATTATCAAAATGGAAAAATCTTCATTACAAGATAAAGAGCTTGAAATTACATTACCTGTACATCCAATTGTCTATAATTCATTAGATATGGTCCATGGCGGCATTACCGCAACACTAGCCGATTCAGCAATGGGAACTCTTGTACATCAATTACTTCCAGATCACCAGACAGCTGTCACGTCCAATCTTTCCGTGCAGTACATTCGCCCAGGTACAGGTGATTACTTGCGCTGCAGGGCTTCTGTCACACATCAAGGCAGACAATTGTGTGTAACAGAAGCCAAAATTGTCGATAATCGCAATAAATTAGTGGCAACAGCACAAGGAACATTTATGGTCATACCAAAAGCTAAATAA
- a CDS encoding CAP domain-containing protein, whose translation MESLMQDLLLEKYHLRRLGENIALNYVDGAAAVEGWLNSEGHRVNLLHEGFTELGVGVYEKSFTQNFLTPAE comes from the coding sequence ATGGAAAGCTTGATGCAAGATTTATTGCTGGAGAAGTACCATTTAAGACGGCTTGGAGAAAATATTGCTCTGAATTATGTAGATGGCGCGGCGGCCGTTGAAGGTTGGCTGAATAGTGAAGGGCATCGTGTGAATCTTTTACATGAGGGGTTTACTGAACTAGGAGTAGGGGTCTATGAAAAGAGTTTCACTCAAAATTTCCTGACCCCTGCTGAGTAA
- a CDS encoding CAP domain-containing protein, whose amino-acid sequence MMGKRLGLLAALLLILVIMIVEVTQKDEVQRWFAETPFKQDQLQEKQVPSEEALEGRRGESGVVLDQLIDMTEDELKQAFGEPERKDPSSYGYEWWIYPINSHSYLQAGVADGNVVTCYYMGDELSDPIFDGQLTYENLSSENEFETTLEVKNDSGTFQFRLTEEDIRARPLIEYGDNWLQLYFDIHTSELSTVRLLTTDMLLKQKPYWMTYRGTIPEEKTLSSEEWKAIEVGEEKQIFHLTNMIRRKHGLEPYKWNEDVRNIAYKHSLDMVVNDYFDHISPMYGKLDARFIAGEVPFKTAWRKYCSELCRWRGGR is encoded by the coding sequence ATGATGGGCAAACGGCTAGGCTTGTTAGCCGCCTTGTTACTTATTCTAGTGATTATGATAGTAGAAGTAACACAAAAGGATGAGGTGCAGCGATGGTTTGCTGAGACACCTTTCAAACAGGATCAGCTTCAAGAGAAGCAAGTTCCATCAGAAGAGGCGTTAGAGGGGCGTAGAGGCGAATCTGGAGTTGTTCTGGATCAGTTGATTGACATGACTGAAGATGAGCTTAAACAAGCATTTGGAGAGCCAGAGCGTAAAGACCCTTCTTCGTATGGGTATGAGTGGTGGATCTATCCAATTAATAGTCATTCCTATTTACAAGCCGGAGTTGCTGATGGCAATGTTGTAACCTGTTATTATATGGGTGACGAACTCTCAGATCCAATTTTTGATGGACAACTTACGTATGAAAATCTTTCATCAGAGAATGAGTTTGAAACAACCTTAGAGGTTAAGAATGATAGCGGAACCTTTCAGTTTCGGTTGACCGAAGAGGATATTCGCGCTAGACCGTTAATTGAGTATGGGGATAACTGGCTTCAATTGTACTTTGATATACATACAAGTGAATTATCTACGGTCAGATTATTAACAACCGATATGTTACTTAAACAAAAACCATATTGGATGACTTATCGTGGAACCATTCCGGAAGAGAAAACTCTTTCTAGTGAAGAATGGAAAGCAATCGAGGTTGGCGAAGAAAAGCAAATCTTCCATTTAACAAATATGATTCGCAGAAAGCATGGATTGGAACCATATAAATGGAATGAAGATGTTCGTAATATCGCCTATAAGCATAGCTTAGATATGGTAGTAAATGATTATTTTGACCATATTTCTCCTATGTATGGAAAGCTTGATGCAAGATTTATTGCTGGAGAAGTACCATTTAAGACGGCTTGGAGAAAATATTGCTCTGAATTATGTAGATGGCGCGGCGGCCGTTGA
- a CDS encoding YugN family protein, with amino-acid sequence MKFDETGFEGQEVKFAHIRHAAEASGFVHAEQWDYERATFDYKIVNQGDTYYLRVPIYAIKGDIPKNETICRMMTPLLGKHYYPHGVEYAGEDFPESVVTKSQSKLDLLKHTLEQEV; translated from the coding sequence ATGAAATTTGATGAAACCGGTTTCGAAGGTCAAGAAGTTAAATTTGCTCATATTCGACACGCTGCGGAAGCAAGTGGATTTGTACATGCAGAACAATGGGATTATGAGCGCGCTACATTTGATTACAAAATTGTTAATCAAGGTGATACATACTATTTACGAGTCCCTATTTATGCTATTAAAGGCGATATCCCTAAGAACGAAACGATTTGTCGAATGATGACACCATTACTCGGAAAGCACTATTACCCTCACGGTGTAGAATACGCGGGAGAAGACTTTCCTGAATCAGTTGTAACAAAATCTCAATCAAAACTTGACCTACTTAAACATACGCTTGAGCAAGAGGTTTAG
- a CDS encoding cytochrome C oxidase subunit IV family protein, translating to MADHLSESFETSAMTNEEKRSHKAEIKKQIVAFALMIFLTFLAFAAVATDFVPRTLAIPFILILAVVQLALQLLFFMHMKDKDHAWVNVFMITGIFITLPTIVALMLLIGVTKY from the coding sequence ATGGCTGACCATTTAAGTGAGAGCTTTGAAACGAGTGCAATGACAAACGAAGAGAAAAGATCTCATAAAGCCGAGATAAAAAAGCAAATTGTTGCTTTTGCGCTTATGATTTTCTTAACCTTTTTGGCATTTGCAGCGGTTGCCACTGACTTCGTTCCACGTACATTAGCGATCCCGTTCATCTTAATTCTGGCTGTTGTACAATTGGCGTTACAGCTATTGTTCTTTATGCATATGAAGGATAAAGATCATGCGTGGGTCAATGTATTTATGATTACCGGGATTTTTATCACACTGCCTACGATTGTTGCTTTGATGCTGTTAATCGGAGTGACGAAGTATTAA
- a CDS encoding cytochrome (ubi)quinol oxidase subunit III, with the protein MSGSVDMSNGLPSHPERATLEGKNKFLGFWFFLGGETILFATFFGTYLGLRNGTADGPTSADIFHLDLVFIMTMLLLTSSLTSVLAMSAMKKNNFRSMMTWLSITVVLGLGFLGMEIYEFYQYVTHYDFGFTTSAFSSAFYSLVGLHGAHVTFGLCWMILLIIRYSRSGITLTNAPKFYLASLYWHFIDVVWVFIFTVVYLMGVGG; encoded by the coding sequence ATGTCTGGATCAGTTGATATGTCTAATGGTCTCCCGTCACATCCCGAAAGAGCAACACTTGAAGGGAAGAATAAATTTCTTGGGTTCTGGTTTTTCCTTGGTGGGGAGACAATTCTATTTGCTACATTTTTCGGAACCTATTTAGGGCTTCGTAATGGAACTGCAGATGGGCCAACTTCTGCCGATATTTTTCATCTAGACTTAGTTTTTATCATGACGATGTTGCTACTAACAAGTAGTTTAACTAGTGTTTTGGCGATGTCAGCGATGAAAAAGAACAATTTTCGTTCAATGATGACGTGGCTATCGATTACGGTTGTGCTTGGACTAGGTTTTCTAGGAATGGAGATCTATGAATTCTATCAGTATGTAACACATTACGATTTTGGGTTTACAACCAGTGCATTTTCTAGTGCATTCTATTCGCTAGTCGGCTTGCATGGAGCACACGTTACATTTGGATTGTGCTGGATGATTTTATTAATTATCCGCTATTCACGCTCAGGCATCACATTAACAAATGCGCCAAAGTTCTATTTAGCAAGTTTGTACTGGCACTTTATTGATGTCGTTTGGGTATTTATCTTCACAGTTGTTTATCTTATGGGAGTAGGAGGTTGA
- a CDS encoding cytochrome c oxidase subunit II, producing MPTGERVYFTLNATDVIHSFWVPALGGKIDTVPGIENTLWLHAEEPGTYMGKCAELCGPSHALMDFKLIALEREDYDQWVEDMVAKADVEQPEDSSVQQGYEVFQDNCISCHAVGGAGSASGPTLTNFNDRKTIAGYLDNTDEQLRDWIRNPDEFKQGNNMIPFPESEISDDEMDSLIAYLRSLDVREEADPE from the coding sequence ATTCCAACTGGCGAACGTGTTTATTTTACATTAAATGCAACAGATGTAATTCACTCGTTTTGGGTACCGGCTTTAGGTGGGAAAATTGATACCGTACCGGGCATCGAAAACACGCTTTGGCTTCATGCAGAGGAACCAGGAACGTATATGGGGAAATGTGCTGAGCTTTGTGGACCATCACATGCTTTAATGGACTTTAAACTTATTGCACTTGAGCGTGAAGATTATGACCAGTGGGTTGAAGACATGGTTGCCAAGGCAGATGTAGAACAGCCTGAAGATTCTTCCGTTCAACAAGGGTATGAAGTATTTCAAGATAACTGTATTAGCTGTCATGCTGTTGGTGGAGCAGGGTCTGCATCAGGACCAACTCTAACAAACTTTAATGACCGTAAAACAATTGCAGGTTATTTAGATAATACGGATGAGCAATTAAGAGATTGGATTCGAAATCCGGATGAATTCAAACAAGGTAACAACATGATTCCGTTCCCAGAGTCAGAGATCTCAGATGATGAGATGGATTCACTGATCGCGTATCTACGTTCTTTAGATGTGCGTGAAGAAGCCGACCCAGAGTAA
- a CDS encoding cytochrome c oxidase subunit II transmembrane domain-containing protein encodes MKQVKAWSGRLGLLAIVLLLSGCFGNENLTALDPKGPQAQWIYDNMILSLYIMAFVTLVVFAIFFYILAKFRRKSGDNEYPKQVHGSTVLEITWTVIPILLLLVLFVPTIIGTFDFAESQAPEDVEDAVYIDVTGHQYWWQFDYEEGFTAWTRSLYSNWRTCLFYIKCNRCNSLVLGTGFRWEN; translated from the coding sequence ATGAAACAAGTAAAGGCTTGGAGTGGACGTTTAGGACTTCTGGCAATTGTATTGCTTCTGTCAGGCTGTTTTGGGAATGAAAACCTAACTGCACTAGATCCAAAAGGTCCACAAGCACAATGGATCTATGACAATATGATTCTGTCATTATACATAATGGCATTTGTTACACTTGTTGTATTTGCGATATTTTTCTATATCCTAGCAAAGTTCCGACGTAAATCAGGAGATAATGAATATCCTAAGCAAGTACACGGTAGTACGGTACTAGAGATTACGTGGACGGTTATTCCGATCTTACTATTACTAGTCCTATTTGTTCCGACAATTATTGGTACATTTGATTTTGCAGAAAGTCAGGCTCCAGAAGATGTTGAAGATGCAGTATACATAGATGTAACTGGTCATCAGTATTGGTGGCAGTTTGATTATGAAGAAGGTTTTACAGCTTGGACAAGAAGTCTATATTCCAACTGGCGAACGTGTTTATTTTACATTAAATGCAACAGATGTAATTCACTCGTTTTGGGTACCGGCTTTAGGTGGGAAAATTGA
- a CDS encoding COX15/CtaA family protein: MHKRFKFFGVITALFVLLVLIQGALVSKTGSGEGCGDTWPLCFGEVVPLNPTMETIIEYSHRIVSGLAGLLVIILAFWAWKQLKHIREARFLAFLSVFMIILQGLMGAGAVVFGQQPLVMALHFGFSALSLSSVVLLIILSFEDSNKISRPVAPKNSKGLRKYVLGVLLYCYAVIYTGAFVKHTDSTLACPGFPTCNGKWIPDAFWTVAPQYFHRIFGTIMLISLLILAIWIFRKFPLSRTIKWLSVISVLLVVGQFSSGITIVLSLNQYLEVGMTHAVLVSLLFTCLAYMTMILFRKPTK, encoded by the coding sequence GTGCATAAACGATTTAAATTTTTTGGAGTTATAACTGCCCTTTTTGTTTTATTAGTTTTAATTCAAGGTGCCCTTGTCTCTAAAACCGGATCTGGCGAAGGCTGTGGCGATACATGGCCACTCTGTTTCGGGGAAGTTGTTCCTCTTAATCCAACAATGGAAACCATTATTGAGTACAGTCATCGCATTGTTTCTGGGTTAGCTGGACTACTTGTTATCATTTTAGCTTTCTGGGCTTGGAAGCAGCTAAAACATATCCGTGAAGCAAGATTTTTAGCCTTCCTATCTGTATTTATGATTATTTTACAAGGTCTTATGGGAGCAGGAGCAGTTGTTTTTGGTCAACAACCATTGGTTATGGCTCTTCACTTTGGATTTTCTGCATTATCGTTATCATCAGTTGTTTTGTTAATCATTTTAAGTTTTGAGGACTCAAACAAAATAAGTAGGCCGGTTGCTCCAAAAAACAGCAAAGGTCTACGTAAATATGTATTAGGAGTCTTACTGTATTGTTATGCTGTTATCTATACTGGCGCTTTTGTAAAACATACTGACTCTACATTAGCTTGTCCTGGTTTTCCAACATGTAATGGAAAATGGATTCCAGATGCATTCTGGACTGTTGCACCACAGTATTTCCACCGAATTTTTGGTACCATCATGTTGATTTCTTTACTTATTTTAGCCATATGGATATTCCGTAAGTTTCCTCTTAGTCGAACGATAAAGTGGCTAAGCGTCATTTCTGTATTACTTGTTGTTGGACAATTCTCTAGTGGGATTACCATTGTCCTTAGCTTAAATCAATATCTTGAAGTCGGAATGACACATGCTGTTCTAGTTTCATTATTGTTTACTTGCTTAGCATACATGACTATGATCTTGTTTAGAAAACCAACTAAATAA